From the genome of Primulina eburnea isolate SZY01 chromosome 12, ASM2296580v1, whole genome shotgun sequence, one region includes:
- the LOC140808173 gene encoding uncharacterized protein: protein MNTKKNRRNTFYDSRTTGEEADPLIIGGKAMHRLNDSERGNGPLAFEVNGENKHRQTKVLEDLFHDNESVSVDSLRSEGTNETKGKSLRSSNKIESRHSSSVQMTISDLFEADEDLYTDKNVLECEVPQLTAWYKEASNGNIVKGICVDEVVNAKEKILNESCEFGTLIEASEEESFLEKRLPAEEFGTRSFLRSFISSFEDQGKKPLQPLHQAFSEDEVCKSPTSISAEDDPKGLNQPANIPYDSKIENESITFDFMYPAPGESRIANGTTENIKEKVESGQSRNFLDNTNLHAEDISDARSTSVIQCSSTMDNSTGVIRGQALNIKNVTYDNASEPSLVQGPSYKGMRADPHITKKNHENLNDVSIFDPVQYDGGESSFFAGGLATYSGPIAHSGSLSLRSDSSATSGRSFAFPILQSEWNSSPVRMAKGDGRYFRKHKSWRSGLLCCRF from the exons ATGAACACTAAGAAAAATCGGCGAAATACATTTTATGATTCTAGAACTACTGGTGAGGAAGCAGATCCCCTGATCATTGGAGGTAAAGCGATGCATCGGTTGAATGATTCAGAAAGGGGCAACGGCCCTTTAGCATTTGAAGTAAATGGTGAAAACAAGCATCGCCAAACTAAAGTCTTGGAAGATTTATTTCATGATAATGAAAGTGTGAGTGTGGATTCCCTGAGAAGCGAAGGTACGAATGAAACAAAAGGTAAAAGTTTGCGGAGCAGtaataaaatagaatcccgccATTCTAGCTCAGTGCAAATGACTATTTCCGACTTGTTTGAGGCGGATGAGGATTTGTACACcgataaaaatgttttggaatGTGAAGTGCCTCAGTTGACAGCTTGGTACAAAGAGGCTAGTAATGGCAACATTGTGAAGGGCATCTGTGTCGATGAAGTGGTGAATGCGAAGGAGAAAATTTTGAACGAAAGTTGCGAGTTCGGGACTCTAATCGAGGCTTCAGAAGAGGAATCTTTTCTTGAAAAAAGACTTCCGGCAGAGGAGTTTGGTACACGAAGTTTCCTTAGATCTTTTATAAGCTCTTTTGAGGATCAGGGAAAGAAACCTTTGCAACCGCTTCACCAA GCTTTTTCCGAAGATGAAGTTTGTAAGAGTCCTACATCAATATCAGCAGAAGATGATCCAAAAGGACTGAACCAACCTGCCAACATACCATATGACAGTAAGATCGAAAATGAAAGTATCACTTTCGATTTCATGTACCCTGCACCAGGGGAATCAAGAATCGCAAATGGGACAACggaaaatataaaagaaaaggTGGAATCGGGTCAATCAAGAAATTTTCTTGATAATACCAACCTTCATGCAGAAGATATATCAGATGCTAGAAGTACAAGTGTAATTCAGTGCTCTAGCACGATGGACAACAGCACAGGAGTCATCCGTGGACAAGCCCTTAACATTAAAAATGTTACTTATGATAATGCTTCTGAGCCTAGCCTGGTTCAAGGACCTAGCTACAAGGGCATGAGAGCTGATCCGCATATCACCAAGAAAAACCATGAGAACTTGAATGATGTTTCCATTTTCGACCCCGTACAATATGATGGAGGAGAGTCGAGTTTCTTTGCAGGAGGTCTTGCTACGTATTCAGGGCCAATAGCACATTCCGGGAGCCTCTCCCTTCGATCTGATAGTAGTGCTACCAGTGGCAGATCTTTCGCTTTCCCAAT ATTACAATCTGAATGGAATAGCAGTCCAGTAAGAATGGCAAAAGGAGATGGGAGATATTTTCGGAAACACAAGAGTTGGAGATCAGGTCTTCTTTGCTGTAGATTCTAA